From a single Candoia aspera isolate rCanAsp1 chromosome 2, rCanAsp1.hap2, whole genome shotgun sequence genomic region:
- the LOC134492082 gene encoding zinc finger protein 883-like gives MEEQDSPGSQAGKRVPARGSVQTEIMGERLKGFTMSLIKQEPEEGLEQLCEVHREEALKAPYLDGRNFQYSQSPLEENTRPPFSRKAHPHQWCFRGKAAARTPTDLGHKEAPRFSKGLDPPEGVKEEVVEEGRPKVELRCQRFRQFCYGEAEGPQEAFGQLWELCRQWLKPERHSKEQILELVILEQFLMILPLEMQRWVQKQSPETGSQAVALAEEFLWRPQGDEQKIQEDLVDLPDDSPDSELDPADIVKVEVPMDGDRGPDHQQYFLREAADLPQGTYGSGRKKMSFDSPPRSQKVPLKENAHKCQYCGKLSDCRAHLIIHERTHTGEKPHKCSACGKSFTRKESLIIHERFHTGEKPYKCSVCGKTFSDKIGRLIHERTHTGEKPYKCSECGKSFGTRCNLLRHRRVHTGEKPYRCCDCGQSFRYRPQLVIHEGTHKGEKPYKCADCGETFSQTRHLVIHKWTHTGERPHECAVCGKSFNQKSDLITHTRTHTGEKPYVCSDCGKSFISSCQLRKHERTHTGEKPYQCAECGKCFTYSSHLTTHKRTHTGEKPYRCPDCGKRFISSSHFTAHKRTHTGEKPYQCTSCGNSFIQRSQLAKHERSHTGEKPYVCSECGQSFRWSQGLKKHMRTHTGEKPYKCPKCEKMFSSSSNLSRHQKIHAREKP, from the exons ATGGAGGAACAGGACTCGCCAGGATCCCAGGCAGGAAAGAGAGTGCCAGCAAGGGGAAGCGTTCAGACTGAGATAATGGGGGAACGTCTGAAGGGCTTCACTATGTCTCTGATTAAGCAAGAGCCAGAAGAAGGGCTGGAGCAGTTATGTGAGGTCCACAGAGAAGAAGCTCTGAAGGCTCCCTATTTAGATGGGAGAAACTTTCAATATTCTCAATCCCCACTGGAGGAGAACACTAGACCACCTTTCAGCAGGAAGGCTCATCCCCATCAATGGTGCTTCAGAGGAAAAGCTGCAGCCCGAACCCCAACAGACCTGGGCCACAAGGAAGCCCCCAGATTCTCCAAAGGCCTGGATCCCCCAGAGGGAGTGAAGGaagaggtggtggaggagggcaGGCCCAAGGTGGAGCTGCGATGCCAACGCTTCCGGCAGTTTTGCTACGGGGAAGCCGAGGGGCCCCAGGAAGCGTTTGGTCAACTCTGGGAACTCTGCCGCCAGTGGCTGAAGCCAGAGCGTCACTCAAAGGAGCAGATCCTGGAGctggtgatcctggagcagttcctgatgATCCTGCCGCTGGAAATGCAGCGCTGGGTGCAGAAACAGAGTCCGGAGACGGGCAGCCAGGCGGTGGCTCTGGCCGAGGAGTTTCTTTGGAGGCCTCAAGGTGATGAGCAGAAG ATCCAGGAGGATCTGGTTGACTTGCCTGATGATTCTCCTGATTCTGAACTGGATCCGGCGGACATTGTGAAAGTCGAGGTCCCCATGGATGGTGACA GAGGCCCCGACCATCAACAGTACTTCCTCAGAGAAGCAGCGGACCTGCCCCAGGGAACGTAcggcagtgggaggaagaagatgagttTCGATTCCCCGCCAAGGAGCCAGAAAGTCCCGCTGAAGGAAAATGCGCACAAATGCCAATACTGTGGGAAGCTCTCCGACTGCCGCGCCCACCTGATTATCCACGAGCGAactcacacgggggagaaaccccACAAGTGCTCAgcttgtggaaaaagcttcaccCGGAAGGAATCTCTGATTATCCACGAGAGgttccacacgggggagaagccgtacaAATGCTCGGTGTGCGGCAAAACCTTCAGTGATAAGATTGGGCGGCTCATCCACGAGAGAACTCACACCGGGGAGAAGCCATACAAATGCTCAGAGTGCGGGAAGAGCTTTGGGACGCGCTGCAACCTCCTGAGGCACCGCAGGGTCCACACGGGCGAGAAGCCGTATCGCTGCTGCGACTGCGGCCAGAGTTTCCGGTACAGACCGCAGTTAGTGATTCACGAGGGGACGCACAAGGGGGAAAAGCCTTATAAATGCGCCGACTGTGGAGAAACTTTCAGCCAGACGCGGCATCTGGTGATCCACAAGTGGACTCACACCGGGGAGAGGCCTCACGAATGCGCCGTCTGCGGCAAGAGTTTCAATCAAAAGTCGGACCTTATTACTCACACCAGGacccacactggggagaagccgTACGTCTGCTCCGATTGCGGGAAGAGCTTCATCTCTAGTTGCCAGCTGAGGAAGCACGAGAGAACTCACACCGGAGAGAAACCGTACCAGTGCGCGGAGTGTGGGAAGTGCTTCACTTACAGTTCTCACCTCACCACGCACAAGCGGACCCACACGGGTGAGAAGCCGTACCGGTGTCCGGACTGTGGGAAGCGCTTCATTTCTAGTTCTCACTTCACCGCCCACAAAAGGACACATACTGGCGAGAAGCCCTACCAGTGTACCTCCTGTGGGAACAGTTTCATTCAGCGATCGCAGCTTGCCAAACACGAGAGgtcccacacaggagagaaaccctacgtCTGTTCCGAGTGTGGGCAAAGTTTCCGGTGGAGCCAAGGGCTCAAGAAGCACATGCGGACTCACACTGGCGAGAAGCCATACAAGTGCCCCAAGTGTGAGAAAATGTTTTCCAGTTCCTCTAATCTGTCTAGGCACCAGAAAATCCATGCAAGGGAGAAGCCATAA